Below is a window of Trichosurus vulpecula isolate mTriVul1 chromosome 4, mTriVul1.pri, whole genome shotgun sequence DNA.
CAACTACAGGAGTTTATGAAGTATGAAAACAGGAATTATTCTGTTTATTCCCGAGAAAGTGATACCTAGGAATTTTTGTACCCAGAGTTagtacctccccccaaaaaaaacccacctgaGAGAGTAAGACTGAGGATAGCAGGATTCATTTGAGTCACTTGAGGGAGGGATATCTCCTACCTAGGAATACCAGTTTGAGGTTGCAGCTCTGGAGACCTATATAAAATGGCCATGGAGAGGAGGAACAGGGCTGTCTAACTCTATCCTAAGCTCTGTTGTTTCTACTGTGTTGGAAGACTACAAATGCACCTAAACTTGGCGCCATTAGCCAAAGCCCTTCTCCAGTTCCCAGGAAGGCATATTACAAACATCTTCCTAGATACACAGGAGAGGACAGAGCCCATTATCACTTATATAATTCATAGTAAGAAGTGAGCAAGAGTGTGAACAGGGCCATAGTTTCTTTCAGTCAACTTTATTCACTGTGGTATTTACTTCCTGGGTGATTTTCTTGAACCACAAGCTATGCtgccaaagaatttttaaatttaattttgtctACTTAATGAAAGGTGGAAAAGAAAACTAAGTGCAGTCATCTCCATTTATCACACATGTTGGACGTGCCCTTCACTCGCATATACATGTCTCCTTTGCTGTAACAAGGACCACTCACTTCTCGATTCACATATCCTCCTCCCAGGCTGTTTTTAAGACCACTTCTTATGCTCCATCCCATGTCCAGCTGTTGCCTCTCAAAAGCATCACCTCTGAGCTGGTTTCCCCTGGCTCTTATGACTTCGCTAGTGAAtgcatccattctttctcttgcAGTAGAGTATAAGAAAAGTTCAATGTACCTGTGCTGCATGTAGGTTTTCTCCTTCACCATGGCAGCCACTGCATCCTCATGTGTCACAAAATCAACGTCAGCCTCTCCAGTTGCCTTCCCATCTTGCCCAATTTCAATGTGTACTCTCAAAGGGCAAAGTGgtgaaaagaaatggtaaatgtCATTCACTGTTGCTTTATAAGGCAGTCCTCTCATGTGTACCCAGTGGTGGCAAGTTGCATTGTGAAAGATGAAATCTCCATATGTTTCATCAGGTACTCTTCTGGCACTGATGTTGAAATCAATGCTGTGGTTATCATTGGATCTATTCTTGCAATCATAGCTTCCATGTACTCTCTCATAGGCTCTTGGTCTCATTTCCTTATCAGAACCTTCTCCCCTTATGGTTTTAAGCCTCAATCCAAGACCTTGCCTATCGTAAGGGCTCAGTCTCTGCTTGACCATGAATGCCCGAAAAGGTCCCCAATGAGTGGGCATTTGTATTGAACCAACTTTAAGCTTTTCCATATAGCtaggctctggtcttttcttgtGTTTCCTTATAGCTATTTCTGCTGCTTCCTGGGAAGCAAATTGCACCAAGGCAGTCCCTGTGCTCTCCCCCTGAAAATCCACGGGAAGTATTATTCCACTAGGCACTGTTTCCAACCCCAAAAAGAAATGCCTAATGGTTTCCTTGTTACAGCCAAAGGGGAGCCCTCGAATAcagagaaggccaccattagCAATTAGGGAGCCATCAGGAGTGGCCCGATTGAAAACCTGAATCATTTCAACATTATTCCAGGAAAATCCTTCATTGTACCCAGGTCCAATGCATtgactctgtttcttcatttccaGCTGAGGTTTATCATCTGATTTAAGATCTGCAAAGGCCTTACTTAGTCTATATCCTTTTGAAGAGAGGTGAGTCTACACAAATTTTCTTTGAACTTGGTCGTTGGAGAAGCTGCTCTCAATCCTGCTTGAATagtttttgtatcttcagcatgTTAAAAGTTGCTGCTAAAATGGTCAGGAGCATTTAAACAAAAAGATTCGGGCTGGTGTGGTTAAGAAGATAAGAAAGTTCTCTTGATAATTTTCATTTACAAATACAGAGAGACCTACAAGATATCATTGGCATTTGTCATTTGGAGTTTTGCTATAGCAGAAGAATGAATTTTTATATCTTCATAttacttttagatttttttttattctgaatactATTTTTTAAGCAAATGAAACACTGCACCTTCTACCAATACCTCAGTTTAAATGCCCAAACAAAACACAGGAAAGCCAAGCCTTAGGTCTTGTTTCAATAAGTTAATGTGACATCATAAACCAAAAGGGCTGTTTGGGTGCTATGGTTACAAGCAGGCTAGGAATAGTTAGACTGGAATGATGTCACAACGTATCTTATTGGATAGATTTGTCTCACAACATCCTTCAGAAGATTAAAAGCAAAACATTAACTCCCTTACTGCCTAAATACCAAGAAATTTGATTGTTAGCCATGTGTGTTACATTTTATAACACATGCTTtccccctccatctcttggcAGAGCGTATGCCAGTTTTCTTAAgactttcttttatcttttttgtttaccttttctttttagtATGATAAATATGGCTAACCATTGCCTTGCTGGTAAATGTATATCCCTGCTGGAATGCAGTAGAGAGGACCAGAGGAGAGTATCCAttaatggagagggagggaggaaaggagagagagagggagagagggagagagagggagagaaggagagagagggagagaaggagagagggagagagagagagagagggagagggagagagagagagaaacacatgggggaggggggaagggagggaggaggaaaggaaagagggagggagagaataagccTAACTGCTATGGTATCTTTTTGTCATATACATTCTCTGGCTGGGGGCTCAAAGCTATAATAAAAAGAATTACTGATTTTTGAAAATAActtccaaggcagagagagaagacaatacTGGGAttctttagcacttagcacagtgcctgagggcacatagtagatactttaaaAGTGCAGTgatttgatttattgattgattgacctctCTGAGAAGTGAATGAATTAGAAGTCCAGCTGGAGTGAGTTGTAATTAGCTGGGCTAGTACTAGGGGTGGGACCTTCagtatttttcttcccatttttccctgGGTCAGGTTTGAAAGGAAAATCATTCCATGGAAGGGATAAACCGAAGGAATAGTTAGAAAGTTATGCACAAGAGAAGGAGCTGAAGGAGTGATTGACTAGGGAAgtatgttgttcagttatttcagactCTTTATGGCCTTATTTGGGATTCTCCTGGCAAAGATAtaggggtggtttgtcatttccttctccagctcattttacagatgaggaaactgaggcaaacaggggttaagtgacttgccctgggtcccacagctagtacgtgtccaaggctggatttgagctcaggtcttcctgactccctgcccagccactgtaccatctagctactcTACCCTAAGAGGAAATGACAGACAGCTCTGACCATGCACCTCTTAAGGATAATGGTACATTCCACTTAAGTGGTTCTGTGTTCCTTTCAATATAGCTACTTCCTCCTGCAATATAGATCACAATCTATCCATGCCTCCCCAGCTGTATAGCTCTTGTTCACATTATAAATTTGCCATCTGAGGCCTTCCCAACATTCTGGAGGggctttctcattttctcttgacATAATCATGATACCAATAGAGCATGAGGCTCCTTTGCTATCATGACAAAAGTGAAACATAATTAATCTTGTCATATGATCCATCTATCACTTTcattcatacatttctttgatgacatctttaaTACTGATTTCATCTTCATATTTCCTTGTTAGTATCTAGCAGCTTACTGTGAGCCTCTCCATTACCCCctaaaaacattataaaaatttgACCTATCAACCTGCTCCCTATCTACGCATCTAACCCTCTCACTCTCAGAATCAGAAAGGTGGAGGAAGCCATGAACTTTGAAGAAAGTTAAAGACATGAGAAAGCTATGCTTCATTCTTTAAAGAAGAAACATTAATAACCACATGAAAAAGTTTTCAAattctttaataaaaaaagaattaaaattaaaacaattctgatacCTTACAGGCCTTCAATTAGCAAAGATAGTAAAAAACAATCAAATCcagtgctggggtgggggtggggggagcagctcatggaaaaacaggcacactaTTAGAttgctggtagagctgtgaactggtgcCATCTTTTTTTGGAAAGCATTGTGGTATACAAGATGAGctagaaaactgttcatatcttttcaccCAGTGATCCTGCTACTAGGACTAGTAAGTATGCTACTAGGACTAAGTAAGAATGTTATtggccaagagaaagaaaaatgacttctTTGCAAAGTATTACTGGCAGCATTatttgtaaagagaaaaaaaacccacaggaaACCAATCATGTGCCCAATACTTTGGGAATAGCTGAAGAAATTTTAGTTTATGCATATCATATTAATTTCATGGTTCATAAGTtcagaaatttagagctggaagagagcttggagtttatctagttcaacttgctcattttgaagaaaaggaaaataagactcAGAGAGCCAAAGTGATAGATATGCTTTAGAACATATATGACCAGAGACACGAAGTGATTTCAGATCCTCTGATTGTTATCCTAGTACCCTCTCCCAGGCCCCCATTGCCTCTGATACTGTGATGTCAAGACATTACAAATGAATGAATCTGAAAAGATCTACATAAAATCAAATAGAGTGAAGGTATACACAGTATACATACACACTGATTGCAACAGCTTAATAAGATCTAGAAAATACAAAGGAGGGGGAAAACATAGAAGGGTATATAGATTCAAACAGAACAATTTTGTCACTGTTGCTAAAGTTAATATAAACATTTGATGATAAACCTTAAAGAATGCTCTTATTCTTGCTTGAACAATTGAATATTATTTTCATATAGGGCTTTTGATCATTGCAACTTTATTGTCTAAAAAAGGTTCTGATTCTCATCCAAAAGTTGGGGTTTATTAGAAGAGAGGGGATCTAGTTCTGGTTACCCATGCCCCAGATGTGAAATGGTCTTTTCTTTTGGCAAAATTGCTGCATAGTTAACCAAAGTTGCTGTATAGTTAACTAGACAGCCTGTCACCTGTCTAGTTAGCCTAATGCTCTTATATTACCCATTAATATGCAATTATTCAGTTTATGCAtgtcatattattatattatgtattatattatatttcgTGGTTCTTGAATTCAGAAATGTGCAATTTGCTGCATGGGTTTAAATTCTGGGATGGCAAACCAAATTCTACAAAAGTTATCTTTTTCAATCTATTAAATTACCCCAGAAATGCCTAGGTAGTAACTACAAAGGTTTGAAATGCCTTGGTGATAAATTGTCTCTTAATGATTGAGCAATGAGTACCATAAATAGTTCATAGATGAGGCAAAGTAATCATAAAAATTTTGGATGCTGTAACCTCTTAGGAAAATACCTTCTAGTGTTACCATggcaagaaaataattttagaacTAGAGAAAGATTACATTTAACTATCATTTATTTGTTGGACTAAAGGGAATTTAGTTCTCAGATTCCATTAAAGATCTgacttggaaaaaaatttttaatgtctTTAAAACCCCCTTGGGGAAAGAAAACCAATCAAATGAGTGATTtcattgttttcaattttatttttgaatcctAGGCATATGTGGTGGAAAAAAGATCTTACTTTAATACTGAGACAAATCACATGTAATAAACTGGGATACCTGAGATGCTTGTAGTTGGACAGCAAGTAATGAGTTTCTCAAAGTAAGTCTGTTGAATGCCAGGACTTAGCACAAAAACaacttggttgttttttttttattctccctccatcccaccccaccccccaacttttTTCAGTAAAGAACATGTGGCTCAAAGGTTTAGAATGAAGTTACAGAGAAAACATTTCAACACCCTTCTCTTTAATTCATCCCAATAAGCAGGCTGCAAAAACACATATGAGGTCCAGAGGAAGCATTGCCAACCTTCACCTTTGGGGCTCAAGGAGACAGACCTCTGCCTTGGAACCACTATTGAATCTGACTTTCCAGCTTTTAAAATGTTACTGTCTGTTGACTTAGGAACAAAGCATTTACCATATATAAGGGAatgggactggacctgtgatttcattgttggaGGGACCTTATTCTATCAATAGAGGTTGGTTGGCACCTGTTCTGTAACAGAGTCTTAGAAAATCGCCTTaggcactaagaagttaagtaataataaaaataacagctaggatttatataaTGACATCATTATCTCACTGGattctcacagtaaccctgtgtAGTAGTTGTTAttggtatctccattttacagatgaggaaaccaagtctctgtcaggttaggtgacttgtccagagtcacacaagctagtaaatgtctagggcaagattcaaactcgggtcctcttactccaagtccagtattttaTCCACGGTTTCATTGAATTCCcttcaagtgacttgcttaaattCACATAACCCGTATGAGTGAGAGGCAGCATTTCATCCTAGTTCTTCTTCACTCTATGATGGCTTGCTATCTACCACTCCACTCTGCTGCTTAACTTTATCTTTATGACCATATATGATATATCCTTTCCTACCACCCCTCTCCACCTACTAAATAAATAGGTCTCAATATTTCTGCTTCTCCTGTACCAGTGAAGTCAACATTCTTGAAAATGGCAACAGTGACAGttttcaatacacatttattaagctctgtgttaggcactgtgctaagttctggggatacaaagaaaaacaaaagacagttcctactctcaaggatctcacagtccaGCAGGAGagaaacatgtaaataactacatatatataggataaattggagataatcaactgaGGAAAGatattagaattaagaaggattgggaagggcttcttatagaagatgggattttaattgggaattGAGGGAAGCCTGGAGATGAGGAATTTACACAAAGAACAGGAGATACGCCAAACTTCAgaattatgttaaaatataattatattgatAAAAATGGTCAAATTTAGGTAGTTCccaggatcttagatttagagccaggaaggGCCTAAGAGGTGACCAaattcaaacccttcattttacagataggaaaacttcAGCCCAGAGagggaggtgacttgcccaaaatctcACAGGTGGCAGAGTTGGGGTGCAAACCTGTGTCCTTTGTCTCCAAATCCATTACATTTTCTGCTATGGTATGTCATGCTGTCTTGTTAGACTGACTTTAACATACTATTTTCAGAGTAATCGGTCGTTCGATGGAATCcaactttaaaaacaacaacccaacTTCTATACACTCAAACTTAGAGAACCATTAGTGTACTAATCTTGTATAAA
It encodes the following:
- the LOC118846756 gene encoding heterogeneous nuclear ribonucleoprotein H-like, whose protein sequence is MKKQSQCIGPGYNEGFSWNNVEMIQVFNRATPDGSLIANGGLLCIRGLPFGCNKETIRHFFLGLETVPSGIILPVDFQGESTGTALVQFASQEAAEIAIRKHKKRPEPSYMEKLKVGSIQMPTHWGPFRAFMVKQRLSPYDRQGLGLRLKTIRGEGSDKEMRPRAYERVHGSYDCKNRSNDNHSIDFNISARRVPDETYGDFIFHNATCHHWVHMRGLPYKATVNDIYHFFSPLCPLRVHIEIGQDGKATGEADVDFVTHEDAVAAMVKEKTYMQHRYIELFLYSTARERMDAFTSEVIRARGNQLRGDAFERQQLDMGWSIRSGLKNSLGGGYVNREVSGPCYSKGDMYMRVKGTSNMCDKWR